From the Rhodococcus sp. NBC_00297 genome, one window contains:
- a CDS encoding glutamate ABC transporter substrate-binding protein, with protein MRRAAVIAAALILVLTGCADTTPVPEAPDRATVAEPLPDGATGVTPGAPMPPAEDCGDPRASLRPNYAAPDGAPVPAPNVDAIRARGRLVVGLDTGSNLFSFRDPVSGEIVGFDVDIAREVARDLFGDPDRLEYRILASAERIDALAEGEVDIVVKTMTITCARRERVTFSTVYYQADQRVLAVKGSGITGVGDLGGRRVCAAAGTTSLLRIQRLQPSAQIVSVPSWADCLVVLQQGGVDAVSTDDAILAGLAAQDPYLEIVGFSIAAEPYGIGVTLGHDDLVRVVNRTLERIRGDGTWNRIYTQWLSVLGPSPGAPFPVYNG; from the coding sequence ATGCGCCGCGCGGCCGTGATCGCCGCCGCGCTCATCCTCGTCCTGACCGGCTGCGCGGACACCACGCCGGTGCCGGAGGCGCCGGACCGCGCCACTGTCGCCGAACCGCTGCCCGACGGGGCCACCGGCGTCACCCCGGGCGCACCGATGCCACCGGCGGAGGACTGCGGCGACCCCCGTGCGAGCCTGCGGCCCAACTACGCCGCGCCCGACGGCGCACCCGTACCCGCTCCGAACGTCGACGCGATCCGCGCCCGCGGGCGCCTCGTCGTCGGGCTGGACACCGGCAGCAACCTGTTCAGCTTCCGCGATCCCGTGAGCGGTGAGATCGTCGGCTTCGACGTCGACATCGCCCGCGAGGTCGCCCGCGATCTGTTCGGGGACCCGGACCGGCTGGAGTACCGCATCCTCGCGTCCGCCGAGCGGATCGACGCCCTGGCCGAGGGCGAGGTCGACATCGTCGTCAAGACCATGACCATCACGTGTGCCCGGCGCGAACGGGTGACCTTCTCCACCGTGTACTACCAGGCGGATCAACGGGTTCTGGCCGTCAAGGGCTCGGGCATCACGGGTGTCGGTGACCTCGGCGGTCGGCGCGTGTGCGCCGCGGCGGGCACCACGTCGTTGCTGCGCATCCAGCGTCTGCAGCCCAGTGCCCAGATCGTCAGTGTGCCCAGCTGGGCGGACTGTCTCGTGGTGCTGCAGCAGGGCGGTGTCGACGCCGTCAGCACCGACGACGCGATCCTCGCCGGACTCGCCGCCCAGGATCCGTACCTGGAGATCGTCGGGTTCTCCATCGCCGCGGAGCCGTACGGGATCGGCGTGACGCTGGGTCACGACGACCTCGTGCGCGTCGTCAACAGGACGCTCGAACGCATTCGCGGCGACGGCACCTGGAACCGCATCTACACCCAGTGGTTGTCCGTCCTCGGCCCGTCTCCCGGCGCGCCCTTTCCCGTCTACAACGGCTGA
- a CDS encoding NUDIX hydrolase encodes MRGDGDGWVFSSDGSRHWGRHGAAGLLLRAPTGSAGSVVLLQHRAAWSHQGGTWALPGGARDSHESAVHAAVREAGEEAGITDDLLTVRDEHVTKIEDSGWSYTTVIADAERELDTVPNGESTELRWVAEHEVDSLPLHPAFAESWPSLRTVPVRAVLAADAPDDLPARTVRLAVGSFGWIVDTVRAENVDAALAAVRNDTDLRVVVVTADDAVRSAVPADVTVLSPDGL; translated from the coding sequence ATGCGCGGTGACGGGGACGGCTGGGTCTTCAGCAGCGACGGGAGCCGGCACTGGGGACGACACGGCGCGGCCGGTCTGCTGTTGCGGGCTCCGACCGGGTCGGCGGGCTCCGTGGTGTTGCTGCAGCACCGTGCGGCCTGGAGTCATCAGGGCGGGACGTGGGCGCTGCCCGGTGGTGCCAGGGACAGTCACGAGAGCGCCGTCCACGCGGCCGTACGCGAGGCCGGCGAGGAGGCGGGCATCACGGACGACCTGCTGACCGTGCGGGACGAGCACGTCACCAAGATCGAGGACTCGGGGTGGTCCTACACCACTGTGATCGCCGACGCGGAGCGCGAACTCGACACGGTTCCCAACGGTGAGAGCACCGAACTGCGCTGGGTCGCCGAGCACGAGGTGGACTCGCTGCCGCTGCACCCCGCCTTCGCCGAGAGTTGGCCGTCGCTGCGCACCGTGCCCGTCCGCGCCGTCCTGGCCGCCGACGCCCCCGACGATCTCCCGGCGCGCACCGTACGACTCGCCGTCGGCAGCTTCGGGTGGATCGTCGACACCGTACGGGCCGAGAACGTGGACGCGGCGCTCGCCGCCGTCCGGAACGACACCGACCTGCGCGTCGTCGTCGTGACGGCCGACGACGCGGTGCGCTCGGCGGTTCCCGCCGACGTCACCGTCCTGTCGCCGGACGGACTCTGA
- the thiE gene encoding thiamine phosphate synthase yields the protein MTTSRTTARERLATARLYLCTDARRDTGDLAKFVDAALSGGVDIVQLRDKGSAGEKKYGAIEAKDELAALAVISAACRRHGALMAVNDRADLALASGADVLHLGQNDLPVHYARRIVGPDVVIGRSTQNRAQATLADIEDGVDYFATGPVWATPTKPNRSAAGLDVVREVAESHPTRPWFVIGGVEENNVAQALEAGASRIAVVRAITQARDPEAAARRLLDLLPSV from the coding sequence GTGACGACTTCGAGGACCACCGCCCGCGAGCGGCTCGCCACCGCTCGTCTGTACCTCTGCACCGACGCCCGCCGCGACACCGGTGACCTGGCCAAGTTCGTGGACGCGGCGCTGTCCGGGGGCGTCGACATCGTGCAGCTCCGCGACAAGGGGTCGGCGGGCGAGAAAAAGTACGGCGCCATCGAGGCGAAGGACGAGCTCGCCGCTCTCGCGGTCATCTCCGCCGCGTGCCGCCGTCACGGCGCGCTGATGGCCGTCAACGATCGTGCCGATCTGGCGCTCGCCTCGGGCGCCGACGTGCTGCACCTCGGCCAGAACGATCTGCCGGTGCACTACGCGCGCCGCATCGTGGGCCCGGACGTCGTCATCGGGCGCTCCACGCAGAACCGGGCACAGGCCACGCTCGCCGACATCGAGGACGGCGTCGACTACTTCGCCACGGGACCGGTGTGGGCGACTCCCACCAAGCCGAACCGTTCGGCCGCGGGCCTGGACGTCGTGCGTGAGGTCGCCGAATCGCATCCCACCCGGCCGTGGTTCGTCATCGGCGGGGTCGAGGAGAACAACGTCGCGCAGGCGCTCGAGGCGGGCGCGTCCCGCATCGCGGTGGTGCGGGCGATCACGCAGGCTCGCGACCCCGAGGCGGCGGCCCGTCGACTGCTCGATCTGCTGCCGTCGGTCTGA
- the thiO gene encoding glycine oxidase ThiO, whose product MQRSVSVVGGGVIGLFCARAAAAAGWSVTLHDPTFGARAVGDGAASWVAGGMLAPLSEGWPGEHALLALGSASLRRWHDPVLRADLEGRGVVVSSGSLTVAFDSADAADLRTVADWVGAQGHDLEILSRSEVRTLEPSLSPRVRLGLSAPGELSVDNRALVLALESAVRDRGVRIERAPVTDLDALTTDRVVVAAGWSTSRLLPDVPVRPVKGEILRLRARPGSASSPTRTVRASVNGRAVYLVPRGGGLVVGATQYEHGDDTAVTVAGVRDLLADAEAVFPAVGDYELAETAAGLRPGSPDNIPVVGRWDDRVIVAAGHGRNGVLLAPVTADAVVAELEGEPLTEAACALPERFSSLTRTRAR is encoded by the coding sequence ATGCAGCGATCCGTCTCCGTCGTGGGCGGCGGGGTGATCGGCCTGTTCTGCGCCCGCGCCGCCGCGGCGGCGGGATGGTCCGTCACCCTGCACGACCCGACGTTCGGTGCACGCGCTGTCGGCGACGGCGCCGCCAGCTGGGTGGCGGGCGGCATGCTCGCGCCGCTGTCCGAGGGCTGGCCCGGCGAACACGCACTCTTGGCACTCGGTTCCGCGTCGCTGCGGCGGTGGCACGATCCGGTGCTGCGCGCGGACCTGGAGGGTCGGGGCGTCGTCGTGTCGAGTGGATCGTTGACCGTCGCGTTCGACTCGGCCGACGCGGCGGACCTGCGCACTGTCGCCGACTGGGTGGGTGCGCAGGGCCACGATCTCGAGATCCTCTCGCGCAGCGAGGTGCGCACTCTGGAGCCGTCGCTCTCGCCGCGCGTTCGTCTGGGCCTGTCGGCGCCGGGGGAGTTGTCGGTGGACAACCGGGCGTTGGTGCTCGCGTTGGAGTCCGCGGTCCGCGACCGGGGAGTGCGGATCGAGCGTGCTCCCGTCACCGACCTCGACGCGCTCACCACCGATCGTGTGGTGGTCGCCGCGGGGTGGTCGACGTCCCGTCTGCTGCCGGACGTCCCGGTGCGGCCGGTGAAGGGCGAGATCCTGCGCCTGCGTGCGCGCCCCGGCTCCGCGAGTTCGCCGACGCGCACCGTCCGCGCGAGCGTCAACGGTCGCGCGGTGTACCTGGTCCCCCGTGGCGGGGGTCTGGTGGTCGGTGCGACGCAGTACGAGCACGGTGACGACACCGCCGTGACCGTCGCCGGCGTCCGCGACCTCCTGGCGGACGCCGAGGCCGTGTTCCCGGCCGTCGGTGACTACGAGTTGGCGGAGACTGCGGCGGGCCTGCGGCCGGGGAGCCCCGACAACATCCCCGTGGTCGGGCGGTGGGACGACCGCGTGATCGTCGCCGCCGGGCACGGTCGCAACGGGGTGCTGCTCGCGCCCGTCACGGCGGACGCCGTGGTGGCAGAACTGGAGGGCGAGCCGTTGACGGAAGCGGCATGTGCTCTCCCCGAACGATTTTCGAGTCTCACGCGGACTCGGGCACGGTAG
- the thiS gene encoding sulfur carrier protein ThiS — MTAVGVTVNGADHDLEPGTTVRDMLTQLGLPEKGIAVAVDGIVLPRSRWGEDVGRGWTIEVLTAVQGG, encoded by the coding sequence ATGACCGCAGTGGGTGTCACCGTCAACGGCGCGGATCACGACCTCGAGCCCGGCACGACGGTGCGGGACATGCTGACCCAGCTGGGTCTTCCCGAGAAGGGCATCGCCGTGGCGGTGGACGGAATCGTGCTGCCGCGCTCGCGGTGGGGCGAGGACGTGGGCCGCGGCTGGACCATCGAGGTGCTGACGGCGGTGCAGGGTGGCTGA
- a CDS encoding thiazole synthase, with the protein MADQLTIADRTFTSRLIMGTGGAANLAVLEEALVASGTELTTVALRRVDVSGGTGVLDLLTRLGIALLPNTAGCRGAAEAVLTAQLAREALETDWIKLEVIADERTLLPDAIELVRAAEQLVDDDFVVLPYTTDDPVLARRLEDVGCAAVMPLGSPIGTGLGIANPHNIEMITSAAGVPVVLDAGIGTASDAALAMELGCSAVLLATAVTRARDPRMMASAMADAVRGGRSAALAGRIPKRFWAQASSPDVD; encoded by the coding sequence GTGGCTGATCAGTTGACCATCGCCGACCGTACCTTCACCTCTCGCCTGATCATGGGGACCGGGGGCGCGGCCAACCTCGCGGTGCTGGAGGAGGCCCTCGTCGCATCGGGGACGGAACTCACCACCGTCGCCCTGCGCCGCGTCGACGTCTCGGGCGGCACCGGGGTGCTCGATCTCCTCACGCGCCTCGGCATCGCCCTGCTGCCCAACACGGCGGGATGTCGCGGCGCCGCCGAGGCCGTGCTCACCGCGCAGTTGGCTCGAGAGGCGCTGGAGACCGACTGGATCAAGCTCGAGGTGATCGCGGACGAGCGGACCCTCCTGCCCGACGCCATCGAGCTGGTGCGCGCCGCGGAGCAACTCGTCGACGACGATTTCGTCGTGTTGCCCTACACCACCGACGATCCAGTGCTCGCGCGTCGCCTCGAGGACGTGGGGTGCGCCGCGGTCATGCCGCTCGGATCGCCCATCGGGACGGGGCTGGGCATCGCGAATCCGCACAACATCGAGATGATCACCTCGGCCGCAGGGGTTCCCGTGGTGCTCGACGCCGGCATCGGCACGGCGAGCGACGCGGCACTCGCCATGGAGCTGGGGTGCTCGGCGGTGCTGCTCGCCACCGCGGTGACACGCGCTCGTGATCCGCGAATGATGGCCTCCGCCATGGCCGATGCAGTGCGCGGCGGACGATCGGCGGCGCTGGCGGGCCGGATCCCGAAACGGTTCTGGGCGCAGGCGTCCTCGCCCGACGTCGACTGA
- a CDS encoding ABC transporter ATP-binding protein: MIEVTGLTKQFGAKKAVDDLSFTVRPGIVTGFLGPNGAGKSTTMRMILGLDQPTSGTALIEGRPYRELKNPIRTVGALLDAKWVHPNRSARAHLQWMAASNGIASSRVDEVLRLVGLSEVAKQKAGGFSLGMSQRLGLAGALLGDPKVLMFDEPVNGLDPEGIVWIRKFMQRLAAEGRTVLVSSHLLSEMALTAEQLIVIGRGRLISDSSVQEFVDRASEASVRVRSPQLDALRSALTSAGLTVKEPSSLDQVHPTLVVAESTTEAIGEIAARHNIVLHELASQHGSLEDAFMKLTGDDVQYHGAGTGTDTDVMGGALR, encoded by the coding sequence ATGATCGAAGTGACAGGTTTGACCAAACAGTTCGGCGCGAAGAAAGCCGTGGACGATCTCTCCTTCACGGTGCGCCCGGGTATCGTGACGGGCTTCCTCGGCCCCAACGGTGCCGGCAAGTCCACCACGATGCGGATGATCCTCGGGCTCGATCAGCCCACGTCCGGAACGGCACTCATCGAGGGTCGGCCCTACCGTGAGCTGAAGAATCCCATTCGCACCGTCGGCGCTCTGCTCGACGCGAAGTGGGTGCACCCCAACAGATCCGCGCGTGCTCACCTGCAGTGGATGGCGGCCTCCAACGGCATAGCCTCGTCCCGCGTCGACGAGGTGCTCCGCCTCGTCGGTCTGTCCGAGGTGGCCAAGCAGAAGGCCGGCGGGTTCTCCCTCGGCATGTCGCAGCGACTCGGTCTGGCCGGTGCGTTGCTCGGTGACCCGAAGGTCCTGATGTTCGACGAGCCGGTCAACGGACTCGATCCCGAGGGCATCGTCTGGATCCGCAAGTTCATGCAGCGCCTCGCCGCCGAGGGGCGGACCGTGCTGGTGTCCTCGCACCTGCTCTCCGAGATGGCGCTCACCGCAGAACAACTGATCGTCATCGGCCGCGGCCGGCTCATCTCGGACTCGTCCGTGCAGGAGTTCGTCGACCGCGCCTCGGAGGCGTCGGTCCGCGTCCGCAGCCCCCAGCTCGACGCCCTGCGCAGCGCGCTCACGTCGGCAGGTCTGACGGTCAAGGAGCCCAGCAGCCTCGATCAGGTGCATCCGACCCTCGTGGTGGCCGAGTCCACCACGGAGGCGATCGGCGAGATCGCCGCGCGCCACAACATCGTCCTGCACGAGCTGGCGTCCCAGCACGGTTCGCTCGAGGACGCGTTCATGAAACTCACCGGTGACGACGTGCAGTACCACGGCGCCGGTACCGGTACCGATACTGACGTGATGGGAGGGGCACTGCGATGA
- a CDS encoding ABC transporter permease: MSVLAAERIKLTSTKSPWWCTVIIVALGLGIGAVIGITAKSTVTTVQNDIAAGNDPGFEPYLPTLADAVAGVSGFGVLVLMILAALSITSEYRFGIIRTTFQAIPSRASVLGVKALLIGVFGAVLSLVLTLGAFYIAKATAGPDAGAALVLEGSDAWRAIYGVPIYAFLCVVLAVGVGALLRQSAAAIALLLLWPLLIESLFNLFGSIGRDIMPFLPFMNANNFLGSPGGVEYHWGPWGSLAYFAAFVAVVFGAAVVVVNKRDA; this comes from the coding sequence ATGAGTGTGCTTGCAGCGGAACGAATCAAACTCACCTCGACGAAGTCGCCGTGGTGGTGCACCGTCATCATCGTGGCGCTCGGGCTGGGCATCGGTGCCGTCATCGGCATCACGGCCAAGTCGACGGTCACCACCGTGCAGAACGACATCGCCGCCGGAAACGACCCCGGCTTCGAGCCGTACCTGCCGACCCTCGCGGACGCCGTCGCCGGCGTCAGCGGGTTCGGCGTTCTCGTGCTCATGATTCTCGCGGCGCTGTCGATCACCAGCGAGTATCGCTTCGGCATCATCCGGACCACGTTCCAGGCCATCCCCAGCCGTGCCTCGGTACTCGGCGTGAAGGCGCTGCTCATCGGCGTCTTCGGTGCGGTGTTGTCCCTGGTGCTCACGCTGGGCGCGTTCTACATCGCGAAGGCCACGGCCGGTCCCGATGCGGGCGCCGCACTCGTGCTCGAGGGTTCGGACGCGTGGCGTGCCATCTACGGTGTCCCGATCTACGCCTTCCTGTGCGTCGTCCTCGCCGTGGGAGTCGGTGCGCTGCTGCGACAGTCGGCCGCCGCGATCGCACTGCTGCTCCTGTGGCCGCTGTTGATCGAGTCGCTGTTCAACCTGTTCGGCAGCATCGGGCGCGACATCATGCCCTTCCTCCCGTTCATGAACGCGAACAACTTCCTCGGCTCGCCCGGCGGAGTGGAGTACCACTGGGGACCGTGGGGCAGCCTGGCCTACTTCGCGGCCTTCGTCGCCGTCGTCTTCGGCGCCGCAGTGGTGGTGGTGAACAAGCGAGACGCGTGA
- a CDS encoding M28 family peptidase has protein sequence MRTTRSTLSIAICAAGVLALSSCSSGSSGEEATPSEEPVAAPVTGSSLSEAVTLDAVVSHLQELSDIADAHDGNRAAGTAGYDASVDYVAGALRDAGFDVETPEFSFDSYTLDSVALRAADRDVPVSAFTYSPATPAGGVSGPIVAAPADDSPGCEATDYDGLTLTGAVALVPRGVCSFAQKGQIAAERGAAAIIVSNNEDGPLDAGTLGAKEDARIPSVGVSREDGAALAAAPTTAQITLAAETETTTSRNILAQTTTGSTENVVMAGAHLDSVPEGPGINDNGTGTAAVLESALQMGGSPDVTNAVRFGFWGAEELGLVGSTKYVEGLSDEDKAAIALYLNFDMVGSNNAGYLVYDGDDSDQVGEPAGPTGSDAIERVFEEQLTTQDADGTDFDGRSDYGPFIEVGIPSGGVFSGADDVKTEEQAARWGGTANEPFDPNYHTAEDTLENVDREALGINSKAVAYGIGTYAESVTGPNGVPVGADRDAARQAE, from the coding sequence ATGCGGACGACACGATCGACCCTGTCCATCGCGATCTGTGCGGCGGGAGTGCTCGCGCTGTCGTCCTGCTCCTCCGGCTCGTCCGGTGAGGAAGCCACCCCGTCCGAGGAACCCGTGGCCGCACCGGTCACGGGTTCCTCGCTGTCCGAGGCCGTCACCCTCGACGCGGTGGTGAGCCACCTGCAGGAGCTCTCCGACATCGCCGACGCGCACGACGGGAATCGCGCCGCCGGCACCGCCGGATACGACGCCAGCGTCGACTACGTGGCCGGCGCACTGCGGGACGCGGGCTTCGACGTCGAGACGCCCGAGTTCTCGTTCGACAGCTACACCCTCGACTCGGTGGCGCTGCGCGCTGCCGACCGCGACGTGCCGGTGAGCGCGTTCACGTACTCACCGGCCACGCCCGCCGGTGGGGTCTCCGGTCCGATCGTGGCAGCACCTGCCGACGACTCACCCGGCTGCGAGGCCACCGACTACGACGGCCTCACGCTGACCGGCGCGGTCGCTCTGGTCCCGCGCGGGGTGTGCTCTTTCGCGCAGAAGGGGCAGATCGCCGCCGAGCGCGGCGCCGCCGCGATCATCGTGTCCAACAACGAGGACGGTCCGCTCGACGCCGGCACGCTCGGCGCGAAGGAGGATGCCCGCATCCCGTCGGTGGGTGTCAGCCGTGAGGACGGTGCCGCTCTGGCCGCGGCCCCGACCACCGCGCAGATCACGCTCGCCGCGGAGACCGAGACCACGACCAGCCGCAACATTCTCGCGCAGACCACGACGGGATCCACCGAGAACGTCGTCATGGCGGGAGCGCATCTCGACTCGGTCCCCGAGGGCCCGGGCATCAACGACAACGGCACCGGTACCGCCGCCGTGCTCGAGTCCGCTCTGCAGATGGGTGGCTCGCCGGACGTGACCAACGCCGTGCGGTTCGGGTTCTGGGGCGCGGAGGAACTCGGTCTGGTCGGATCCACGAAGTACGTCGAGGGACTGTCCGACGAGGACAAGGCCGCGATCGCGCTCTACCTGAACTTCGACATGGTCGGGTCGAACAACGCCGGCTACCTCGTCTACGACGGAGACGACTCGGATCAGGTCGGCGAGCCCGCCGGCCCCACCGGCTCGGACGCGATCGAGCGAGTCTTCGAGGAGCAGCTCACGACGCAGGACGCCGACGGCACCGACTTCGACGGGCGCTCGGACTACGGCCCCTTCATCGAGGTCGGCATCCCCTCGGGCGGTGTCTTCAGCGGCGCCGACGACGTGAAGACCGAGGAGCAGGCCGCGCGCTGGGGCGGGACGGCGAACGAGCCCTTCGACCCGAATTACCACACCGCCGAGGACACGCTCGAAAACGTCGACCGGGAGGCTCTCGGCATCAACTCGAAGGCCGTCGCCTACGGCATCGGCACGTACGCCGAGTCGGTGACGGGCCCGAACGGCGTCCCCGTGGGTGCCGATCGAGACGCCGCCCGTCAGGCCGAGTGA
- a CDS encoding adenylate/guanylate cyclase domain-containing protein: MKISAGDAARRAADAARTVNRTPRVVELVRRVRGVLPGDPSFGDPLSTAGPGAARMVARVTDRLQGDAPGASKELSLGALQVWQAVLERAGRGRGEREVTIVFTDLVGFSTWSLSAGDATTLVLLKQVARAVERPMLDRGGHIVKRLGDGLMAVFPSADNAVRAVFEAQTALARVDVNGYTPRMRVGIHTGCPRAVGSDWLGVDVTVAARVMQTGADGNVMISNAALDLVSPEVLDTVGLATKPYRRGLFSPKLTGVPEDLRISRLVQSPER; the protein is encoded by the coding sequence GTGAAGATCAGCGCAGGTGACGCCGCCCGTCGGGCTGCCGACGCTGCCCGCACCGTCAACCGGACGCCGCGGGTCGTCGAACTGGTCCGCCGCGTACGCGGAGTGCTGCCCGGTGATCCGTCGTTCGGCGATCCGCTCTCGACGGCCGGACCCGGAGCCGCGCGCATGGTCGCGCGGGTCACCGACCGGCTGCAGGGCGACGCTCCCGGCGCCTCGAAGGAACTCTCGCTGGGTGCGCTGCAGGTGTGGCAGGCGGTGCTCGAACGCGCGGGCCGCGGGCGGGGCGAACGCGAGGTCACCATCGTCTTCACCGATCTCGTTGGCTTCTCCACGTGGTCGCTGTCCGCCGGTGACGCCACCACGCTGGTGCTGCTCAAGCAGGTGGCCCGTGCGGTCGAGCGGCCGATGCTCGATCGCGGCGGTCACATCGTCAAACGCCTGGGAGACGGGCTGATGGCCGTCTTCCCGAGCGCGGACAACGCGGTGCGGGCCGTCTTCGAGGCGCAGACTGCTCTGGCGCGTGTCGACGTGAACGGCTACACCCCACGGATGCGCGTCGGCATCCACACCGGCTGTCCGCGCGCCGTGGGATCGGACTGGCTCGGCGTCGACGTCACCGTGGCCGCTCGCGTCATGCAGACCGGTGCCGACGGCAACGTCATGATCTCGAACGCCGCGCTGGATCTGGTGTCACCCGAGGTGCTGGACACCGTCGGGCTGGCCACCAAGCCCTACCGGCGCGGGTTGTTCTCGCCGAAGCTGACCGGTGTTCCCGAGGATCTACGCATCAGCCGACTGGTGCAGTCGCCAGAGCGGTGA
- the thiD gene encoding bifunctional hydroxymethylpyrimidine kinase/phosphomethylpyrimidine kinase: MTTLPLAPSGTTPLRVLTIAGTDSGGGAGIQADSRTIALCGLHACVAVAAVTVQNTVGVSGFHEIPPAVVADQVRTVVSDIGIGAAKTGMLASTAIIEAVTDVCTEVGIGRGGSVPLVVDPVSASMHGDSLLHADALDALRTKLIPLATIVTPNLDEVRLLTGIDVEDEATARRAAEALHALGAQWAVVKGGHLRTSSSSTDLLFDGERMLEFTNPRIDTGNDHGGGDTLAAALACALAHGYAVPDAFEFAKEWVTKSLEAAYDLGHGHGPVSPLWRLHQSADA, translated from the coding sequence GTGACAACGCTGCCCCTGGCACCTTCCGGGACGACGCCACTGCGCGTCCTCACCATCGCCGGCACCGACTCCGGCGGCGGCGCCGGAATCCAGGCCGACTCGCGCACCATCGCTCTGTGCGGACTGCATGCCTGCGTCGCGGTTGCCGCCGTGACCGTGCAGAACACGGTGGGAGTCAGTGGTTTTCACGAGATCCCACCCGCCGTGGTGGCCGACCAGGTGCGAACGGTGGTGTCGGACATCGGCATCGGCGCGGCCAAGACCGGCATGCTGGCGTCCACCGCCATCATCGAGGCCGTCACCGACGTGTGCACCGAGGTCGGGATCGGCCGCGGTGGCTCGGTACCGCTCGTCGTGGACCCGGTCTCGGCGTCGATGCACGGCGATTCCCTCCTGCACGCCGATGCGCTGGATGCGTTGCGCACCAAACTCATTCCCCTCGCCACGATCGTCACGCCCAACCTCGACGAGGTCCGGCTGCTCACCGGCATCGACGTCGAGGACGAGGCGACGGCGCGACGGGCCGCCGAGGCACTGCATGCTCTCGGCGCCCAGTGGGCCGTCGTCAAGGGTGGGCACCTGCGGACCTCGTCGTCGAGCACCGATCTGCTCTTCGACGGTGAGCGGATGCTCGAGTTCACGAACCCTCGTATCGACACGGGCAATGATCACGGCGGCGGCGACACCCTCGCCGCAGCGCTGGCGTGCGCCCTCGCCCACGGCTACGCGGTGCCGGACGCGTTCGAGTTCGCGAAGGAGTGGGTCACGAAGTCGCTCGAGGCCGCGTACGACCTCGGCCACGGGCACGGCCCGGTCTCACCGCTCTGGCGACTGCACCAGTCGGCTGATGCGTAG
- a CDS encoding GNAT family N-acetyltransferase produces MLSDAPVTDVTDNPHQNRFELRLNGDLVGIVGYFPVDSVGRGARRQPVVSFMHAVITEDFGHRGLAAIMVRNSLDAARGYGWKVKPVCTYVQRFVAENPEYRDMVTAD; encoded by the coding sequence ATGCTGTCGGATGCGCCCGTCACCGATGTGACAGACAACCCGCACCAGAACCGGTTCGAGCTCCGGCTCAACGGTGACCTCGTCGGGATCGTCGGGTACTTCCCCGTCGACTCCGTCGGACGCGGTGCGCGTCGTCAGCCCGTCGTCAGCTTCATGCACGCCGTCATCACCGAGGACTTCGGGCATCGCGGCCTCGCCGCCATCATGGTCCGCAACTCCCTCGACGCTGCTCGCGGCTACGGCTGGAAGGTCAAGCCGGTCTGCACCTACGTGCAGCGCTTCGTCGCCGAGAACCCCGAGTACCGCGACATGGTGACCGCCGACTGA
- a CDS encoding GNAT family N-acetyltransferase, translating to MDTSLVSDDPSNSRFVLTVGDALVGILAYEVAPDSDTVVLQHTVVKEEFGDHGWAAVLVRGALDILRIGDLSIWPQCSYVRRFIGANIEYLDMVADQAPAGSVTAASPPSSTTTGAWSLAPFPLRS from the coding sequence ATGGACACCAGTCTCGTGTCGGACGATCCGAGCAACTCGCGCTTCGTCCTGACCGTCGGCGATGCGCTCGTCGGCATCCTCGCGTACGAGGTCGCACCCGACAGCGACACGGTCGTGCTTCAGCACACCGTCGTCAAGGAGGAGTTCGGCGACCACGGGTGGGCAGCGGTCCTCGTGCGCGGCGCCCTCGACATCCTGCGTATCGGTGACCTGTCGATCTGGCCCCAGTGTTCCTACGTGCGGCGATTCATCGGCGCGAACATCGAGTACCTCGACATGGTGGCCGATCAGGCCCCGGCCGGCTCGGTCACCGCGGCGTCCCCACCCAGCTCGACGACGACCGGCGCGTGGTCGCTGGCGCCCTTCCCCTTGCGCTCCTGA